The following coding sequences lie in one Nitratireductor mangrovi genomic window:
- a CDS encoding YjgN family protein, producing MNDTAQGWGESVRMQREPFVFTGTAREYFGIWIVNILLTLLTLGVYSAWAKVRRMRYFHGSTRLGDASFEYHARPVQILIGRIVALAVIAGYNLALNFFPAASLLLGIVLVAALPYLVMRGLRFRARVTSYRNVRFDFEGGYWGAFLAYVLGGILTWSTLGVLAPLASRWIWSYTLGNLTYGGRPIDCDPRLEKLFGQWWLPAILFAGGIGLFLTGSIALGYVYGPQLAELVGGGGGVGTLTAGILALIYVGLLPLVLLYVTVGLLYHAGSRNVAFEETVIDGQHALASSINRWRYTWIAISNFAATVASLGLLRPWAAVRMAHYLAACTALDTVGSLDEYVDTVEHEGAAVGQEYMDVEGLDFGF from the coding sequence ATGAACGATACAGCACAGGGCTGGGGCGAAAGTGTCCGCATGCAACGTGAGCCGTTTGTCTTCACGGGTACGGCGCGCGAGTATTTCGGTATCTGGATCGTCAACATCCTGCTGACGCTGCTGACGCTGGGCGTCTATTCGGCCTGGGCCAAGGTGCGTCGGATGCGCTATTTCCATGGCAGCACCAGATTGGGCGACGCGAGCTTCGAATATCATGCCCGGCCAGTGCAGATACTCATTGGGCGCATCGTCGCCCTGGCGGTGATTGCCGGTTACAACCTGGCCCTCAATTTCTTTCCGGCTGCCAGCCTGTTGCTCGGCATCGTGCTGGTAGCGGCACTTCCATATCTCGTGATGCGCGGGCTGCGCTTCCGGGCCCGCGTGACCAGCTACCGCAACGTCCGCTTCGACTTCGAGGGCGGCTATTGGGGCGCTTTTCTGGCCTATGTGCTGGGTGGCATACTCACCTGGAGTACGCTCGGCGTGCTCGCCCCGCTGGCGTCGCGCTGGATATGGAGCTACACGCTCGGCAACCTGACCTATGGCGGTCGGCCGATCGATTGCGACCCGCGGCTGGAGAAGCTGTTCGGGCAGTGGTGGCTACCGGCGATCCTGTTTGCCGGCGGCATCGGCCTGTTCCTGACCGGATCGATTGCACTCGGTTATGTCTACGGGCCGCAACTGGCCGAACTGGTCGGCGGCGGCGGCGGCGTGGGCACGCTGACTGCGGGTATTCTGGCGCTGATCTATGTCGGCCTGCTGCCGCTGGTGCTGCTCTATGTCACCGTCGGCCTGCTCTACCATGCCGGCTCGCGCAACGTTGCCTTCGAAGAGACCGTGATCGACGGCCAGCATGCGCTCGCCTCGTCGATCAATCGCTGGCGCTACACATGGATTGCGATCAGCAATTTCGCCGCGACGGTCGCCTCGCTCGGACTGCTCAGGCCGTGGGCGGCCGTTCGCATGGCACACTACCTGGCGGCCTGCACAGCGCTGGATACGGTCGGCTCGCTCGACGAATATGTCGATACGGTGGAACACGAAGGCGCGGCCGTGGGCCAGGAATACATGGACGTGGAGGGGCTCGATTTTGGCTTCTGA
- a CDS encoding MAPEG family protein: MNSTAIFWPMIAHVALVYAVYALISRRRIAAIKAGTATAGQFRENEVEPPESRFVRNNLANQFELPVLFHSACVALFVTGAATWPAIALAWLFVASRYVHAAIHVTTNRIRHRRPVFVIGFVSLALMWFWLALHLAGLV; the protein is encoded by the coding sequence ATGAACTCCACCGCCATCTTCTGGCCGATGATCGCGCATGTTGCACTGGTCTACGCCGTCTATGCGCTCATATCACGCCGGCGGATCGCCGCGATCAAGGCCGGGACCGCGACAGCGGGCCAGTTCCGCGAGAACGAGGTCGAGCCACCTGAAAGCCGCTTCGTTCGAAACAACCTGGCCAACCAGTTCGAGCTCCCGGTCCTGTTCCATTCCGCGTGCGTCGCGCTGTTTGTGACAGGAGCCGCGACATGGCCCGCCATCGCGCTCGCCTGGCTCTTCGTGGCGTCACGCTATGTTCATGCGGCGATCCACGTCACGACCAATCGCATCCGCCACCGGCGGCCGGTCTTCGTGATCGGTTTCGTCAGCCTGGCCCTGATGTGGTTCTGGCTCGCCCTGCATCTTGCCGGGCTTGTGTAG
- a CDS encoding isochorismatase family protein — translation MRTNLAIDPARSAALFVDLQEEHRKDCRYLVEGFDDLVLRVRRLQAAARAAGMPVFHSAYVVDPGNGGASPFHPMLEDGRSAFSDVGDPLSAICAEVGPAADEVLLIKTTASSLAEAKLPAMLKARDVEWLLIAGVWTEACIAATVKDAIGHGFRVLLVKDACGSGTAAMHQTAILNIANRLYGGAITDTDGACRLINGEAVEAWRVQGSVPLRFTYDNAASLFAEL, via the coding sequence ATGAGAACAAATCTTGCGATTGATCCGGCGCGCAGCGCCGCCCTCTTTGTCGATCTCCAGGAAGAACACCGCAAGGATTGCCGCTACCTGGTGGAGGGCTTTGACGACCTTGTCCTGCGGGTCAGGCGTTTGCAGGCCGCCGCGCGCGCGGCCGGCATGCCGGTGTTCCATTCAGCCTATGTGGTGGATCCCGGCAACGGCGGCGCGAGCCCTTTCCACCCCATGCTGGAGGACGGGCGTTCGGCGTTCAGTGATGTTGGCGACCCTCTGTCGGCGATCTGCGCCGAGGTCGGACCAGCGGCGGACGAGGTGCTGCTGATCAAGACCACGGCCAGTTCGCTGGCGGAGGCCAAGTTACCCGCCATGCTAAAGGCGCGCGACGTGGAATGGCTGCTGATCGCCGGCGTCTGGACGGAGGCCTGTATTGCGGCCACCGTCAAGGACGCAATCGGCCATGGCTTCAGGGTGCTGCTGGTCAAGGATGCCTGCGGCAGTGGTACCGCCGCCATGCACCAGACGGCTATCCTCAACATCGCCAACCGGCTCTACGGCGGCGCCATCACCGACACTGACGGCGCCTGCCGGCTGATCAATGGCGAAGCTGTAGAGGCATGGCGGGTGCAAGGTTCCGTGCCGCTACGCTTCACTTACGACAATGCGGCCAGCCTTTTTGCAGAACTCTAG
- a CDS encoding M24 family metallopeptidase: protein MSVVVFDPDRTDDVDFADRMRHPAAGDAAGGMWLSDTEPSFIDVTALRQGRLGRLRSWMAEAGYGAVVLFDPYNQRYATGSRNMFGYFLRNSTRYFFVPVEGPIILFEYPQSYHVSMVLDTVDEARPSKLVWSSVSDRDDEAARNFASEIADLLKTQGGGLMKIGLDRCNHLHALALEEAGCEVRDCQAEILAVRAIKTPEEVKCLQASMAGAEAAVAAVREAIKPGVTENELFAIMYHEVIRQGGEFIETRLLTSGQRTNPWFSEASGRVVRPGELVALDTDTIGCYGYYSDFSRTFRCGPGKPTHDQKTLYRMAYDQVQYNISIVRPGMAFREIAEKAWKIPERYVEQRYTSVMHGVGMHGETPFIAHAIDYETYGRDGHLQPGMVISVESYIGEKGGCEGVKLEDEILITEDGTELLSRFPYEEDFLDGHA, encoded by the coding sequence ATGAGCGTAGTTGTTTTCGACCCGGATCGTACCGACGATGTCGATTTTGCAGATCGCATGCGTCACCCCGCGGCAGGTGATGCGGCCGGCGGCATGTGGCTTTCCGATACCGAGCCGTCTTTCATAGACGTCACTGCGTTGCGTCAGGGCAGACTGGGCCGCCTGCGGTCGTGGATGGCCGAGGCGGGCTATGGCGCCGTGGTCCTGTTCGACCCCTACAACCAGCGCTACGCCACCGGCTCGCGCAACATGTTCGGCTATTTCCTGCGCAACTCGACACGCTATTTCTTTGTGCCGGTCGAGGGGCCGATCATCCTGTTCGAATACCCGCAGAGCTACCACGTCTCCATGGTGCTCGACACGGTCGACGAGGCCCGGCCCTCAAAGCTGGTCTGGTCGTCGGTCTCCGACCGGGACGACGAGGCCGCACGAAACTTTGCCTCGGAGATCGCCGATCTCCTGAAGACCCAGGGCGGCGGCTTGATGAAGATCGGCCTCGACCGCTGCAACCATCTCCATGCGCTGGCGCTTGAGGAAGCGGGTTGCGAGGTGCGCGACTGCCAGGCGGAAATCCTCGCCGTGCGCGCGATCAAGACCCCTGAGGAGGTCAAATGCCTGCAGGCCAGCATGGCCGGGGCCGAAGCCGCGGTGGCCGCGGTGCGCGAGGCGATCAAGCCCGGTGTCACCGAGAACGAGCTCTTCGCGATCATGTATCACGAGGTGATCCGTCAAGGCGGTGAGTTCATCGAAACGCGGCTCCTGACCTCCGGCCAGCGCACCAACCCCTGGTTCAGCGAGGCGAGCGGCCGTGTTGTCCGGCCCGGCGAACTGGTCGCGCTCGATACCGACACGATCGGCTGCTACGGGTACTATTCCGATTTCTCCCGCACCTTCCGCTGCGGGCCGGGAAAGCCGACCCACGACCAGAAGACGCTCTACCGCATGGCCTATGACCAGGTGCAGTACAATATTTCCATCGTGCGTCCGGGGATGGCCTTTCGCGAGATTGCAGAAAAAGCCTGGAAGATTCCGGAGCGCTATGTCGAGCAGCGCTATACGTCGGTCATGCATGGCGTCGGCATGCACGGCGAGACGCCCTTCATTGCCCATGCCATCGACTACGAGACCTATGGCCGCGACGGTCATTTGCAGCCTGGCATGGTGATCAGCGTCGAAAGCTATATCGGCGAGAAGGGCGGCTGCGAGGGCGTGAAACTCGAGGACGAGATCCTGATCACGGAGGACGGCACCGAGCTTCTGTCACGATTCCCTTACGAAGAAGACTTCCTCGATGGTCATGCCTGA
- a CDS encoding FkbM family methyltransferase, whose protein sequence is MTLPVQDRIRFYIPGAIYYRHKVWADIRKGEPELAVLSDLVPPGSALAVDVGCNRGVYSYALSRLCEKVIAFEPNGDLIAFSRRKLPPNVELRQLALGRENASGKLRIPISPSGNERHLSASLWDAEDAGPSRIQEVDVRRLDDLGLGRLNFIKIDVEGTEMDVLAGAAETIARERPTLLIEILAGYYSQPIEKIEAICSQYGYEARLLANDGSWQDAVDYLHAGGSFSTRNVVFQPRKTN, encoded by the coding sequence GTGACGCTTCCAGTTCAGGACAGGATCAGGTTCTACATTCCCGGTGCTATCTACTACCGGCACAAGGTGTGGGCGGACATTCGCAAGGGCGAGCCCGAACTCGCGGTGCTGAGCGACCTCGTTCCACCCGGTTCCGCCCTCGCCGTTGATGTCGGGTGCAATCGTGGTGTCTACAGCTACGCGCTTTCCAGGCTCTGCGAGAAGGTCATTGCCTTCGAGCCCAATGGCGATCTGATCGCGTTTTCGCGCCGCAAGCTTCCGCCGAACGTGGAATTGCGCCAACTGGCGCTCGGCAGGGAAAACGCGTCCGGCAAGCTCCGGATACCGATCTCGCCGTCCGGAAACGAGCGGCACCTGAGCGCCAGCCTGTGGGATGCCGAGGATGCCGGGCCGTCACGTATCCAAGAGGTGGACGTACGCCGGCTCGACGATCTGGGCCTCGGTCGACTGAATTTCATCAAGATCGACGTCGAAGGCACCGAGATGGACGTCCTCGCAGGCGCGGCGGAAACCATTGCCCGCGAGCGACCCACTCTGCTGATCGAGATCCTGGCCGGCTACTATTCGCAGCCGATCGAGAAGATCGAGGCGATCTGCAGCCAATATGGCTACGAAGCGCGATTGCTGGCCAATGATGGCAGCTGGCAGGATGCCGTCGATTACCTTCACGCTGGCGGCTCTTTCAGCACCCGCAACGTTGTCTTCCAGCCGCGCAAGACGAACTAG
- a CDS encoding alpha/beta hydrolase, translated as MTSRGRYECLIDAGLWPFIDRTYALFPAAAEGFPIEWQRAAYDAMCQAFHAGRPPGVRISDLRFGAARRTVPARRYSIGGTESNAVVVYYHGGGFVFGGLDSHDDICAELCATTGFDVVSADYRLAPEDPHPAAFEDALVVFDAVAATSRGPVLLCGESAGGNLAAAVAHAVRFGNRRPAGVMLVYPTLGSDRMAGSFVEHAHAPLLSASDVDRYDNLRSGDAPPFGDPSFAPLCDQDFAGLPPTAIITAECDPLSSEGQIYRDRLLAAGGRGWWREEPRLVHGFLRARAMVPRAAEAFSRIASGLTALARGEEPFAGARRCPTAA; from the coding sequence ATGACGAGCCGCGGCAGATACGAATGCCTGATCGATGCCGGGCTTTGGCCTTTCATCGACCGGACCTACGCGCTCTTCCCGGCCGCTGCCGAAGGGTTTCCGATCGAGTGGCAGCGTGCTGCGTACGATGCGATGTGTCAGGCGTTCCACGCCGGACGCCCGCCGGGCGTCAGGATCAGCGATCTGCGCTTCGGCGCTGCGCGGCGCACGGTGCCAGCGCGCCGCTACTCGATCGGCGGCACCGAGTCCAACGCCGTGGTCGTCTATTACCATGGTGGAGGTTTTGTCTTTGGCGGGCTCGACAGCCATGACGACATCTGCGCAGAACTCTGCGCGACAACGGGCTTCGATGTGGTGTCGGCCGACTACCGGCTGGCGCCTGAAGACCCGCACCCGGCGGCGTTCGAGGATGCGTTGGTCGTGTTCGATGCCGTGGCGGCGACCAGTCGTGGGCCGGTCCTGCTTTGTGGCGAAAGCGCGGGCGGCAACCTCGCCGCGGCCGTCGCGCACGCCGTTCGCTTCGGCAACCGTCGGCCCGCTGGCGTGATGCTGGTCTATCCGACGCTCGGCAGCGACCGAATGGCCGGTTCCTTCGTCGAACACGCGCACGCTCCGCTGCTCTCGGCCAGCGACGTTGATCGCTACGACAACCTGCGCAGCGGCGACGCCCCGCCGTTCGGAGACCCGTCATTCGCGCCGTTGTGTGATCAGGATTTTGCCGGCCTGCCGCCGACCGCCATCATCACCGCAGAATGTGATCCCCTGTCCAGCGAGGGCCAAATCTACCGCGACCGCCTCTTGGCCGCCGGGGGACGCGGCTGGTGGCGCGAGGAGCCGCGCCTGGTCCACGGCTTTCTTCGCGCCCGCGCGATGGTGCCGCGGGCGGCCGAAGCCTTTTCGAGGATCGCGAGCGGGCTGACCGCCCTGGCACGAGGTGAGGAGCCCTTTGCCGGGGCGAGGCGTTGCCCGACCGCAGCTTGA
- a CDS encoding ABC transporter substrate-binding protein, whose translation MKNVMLTKRPLHPKAEPVAEEFRRGGVSRREYLALMAGLGVSAAGALGLGGLTVAPVRAAEPKRGGVLRVAMNIKGWRDPRTFDGVEMANVARQCNEYLVRWNTDFSFEPWLLESWEASDDARTLTLNVRQGVTWSNGDAFTADDVIHNLTRWCDATAEGNSVATRMGALVDPATKKAVEGAIERVDDFTVRLNLPKPDISLIAGMADYPALIMHRSYDGEQDPLKALAITTGPCELVGWDTEVSAEVRRKETPWWRGDFHLDGIRWTDYGSDPNPMFSAFESGEIDTNHETAADTLVQAEAIGLASSEIATGSTIVARFSAAAEPYGDARVRRAAQLAVDNKVILAIGLGGRGSEAENHHVGPMHVEYADIGPHVRDIEKAKALLAEAGKGDHEFELISVDVDWQKATADAIAGQLRDAGLNVKRTVLPAATFWNDWTKYPFSCTEWLGRPFGVQVLALAYKSGVAWNESGYSDPEFDSLLDEALATPEPGARREIMAKIEQNLRDSGIIIQPYWRSVYRTYREGVMGIEQHQSLEQHFDKVWLES comes from the coding sequence ATGAAAAACGTGATGCTGACCAAACGGCCCTTGCATCCGAAAGCCGAGCCGGTGGCAGAAGAATTCCGCCGCGGCGGCGTCAGCCGGCGCGAATACCTGGCGCTGATGGCCGGTCTCGGCGTGAGTGCGGCCGGTGCGCTGGGCCTCGGCGGACTCACGGTGGCGCCGGTGCGCGCCGCCGAGCCGAAACGCGGTGGTGTCCTTCGCGTTGCCATGAATATCAAGGGCTGGCGCGACCCGCGCACCTTCGACGGGGTCGAGATGGCGAACGTCGCGCGCCAGTGCAATGAATATCTTGTTCGCTGGAATACCGACTTCAGTTTCGAGCCGTGGTTGCTTGAAAGCTGGGAGGCGAGTGACGATGCGCGCACGCTGACGCTCAACGTCCGCCAGGGAGTCACATGGTCGAACGGCGATGCCTTCACCGCCGATGACGTGATCCACAACCTGACCCGCTGGTGCGACGCCACGGCGGAAGGCAACTCTGTCGCCACGCGCATGGGCGCGCTCGTCGATCCCGCCACGAAGAAGGCGGTCGAGGGAGCGATCGAGCGCGTCGACGACTTCACGGTGCGCCTCAACCTTCCCAAGCCCGACATATCTCTGATCGCCGGCATGGCCGACTATCCGGCCCTGATCATGCACCGCAGCTATGACGGCGAGCAGGATCCGCTCAAGGCGCTGGCGATCACCACGGGACCGTGCGAACTCGTCGGCTGGGATACTGAGGTTTCTGCCGAGGTGCGGCGCAAGGAAACGCCTTGGTGGAGGGGGGACTTCCATCTGGATGGCATTCGCTGGACCGACTACGGCTCCGACCCCAATCCGATGTTCTCGGCGTTCGAATCCGGCGAGATCGACACCAATCACGAGACCGCCGCCGACACGCTGGTCCAGGCCGAGGCGATCGGACTGGCGAGTTCCGAGATCGCCACCGGATCGACTATCGTGGCGCGCTTCAGCGCGGCTGCCGAGCCCTATGGCGACGCGCGGGTCAGGCGTGCCGCGCAACTCGCTGTAGACAACAAGGTGATCCTGGCGATCGGCCTTGGCGGGCGCGGCTCCGAGGCCGAAAATCATCACGTTGGCCCGATGCATGTCGAATATGCCGATATCGGCCCGCATGTCCGCGACATCGAGAAGGCAAAGGCGTTGCTTGCCGAAGCCGGCAAGGGGGACCATGAATTCGAGCTGATTTCGGTCGATGTCGACTGGCAGAAGGCGACGGCGGACGCCATCGCCGGCCAGTTGCGCGATGCCGGTCTCAACGTGAAACGGACCGTGCTGCCGGCGGCGACCTTCTGGAACGACTGGACCAAATACCCGTTCTCGTGCACGGAGTGGCTGGGCCGTCCTTTCGGTGTTCAGGTCCTGGCGCTAGCCTACAAGTCCGGCGTGGCCTGGAACGAGAGCGGTTATTCCGATCCCGAATTCGACAGCCTGCTCGACGAGGCGCTGGCCACGCCTGAACCCGGCGCGCGTCGCGAGATCATGGCGAAGATCGAGCAGAACCTGCGTGATTCAGGCATCATCATCCAGCCTTACTGGCGCTCGGTCTACCGCACCTATCGCGAGGGCGTGATGGGGATCGAGCAGCACCAGTCCCTCGAACAGCATTTCGACAAGGTCTGGCTCGAAAGCTGA
- a CDS encoding M48 family metallopeptidase — translation MASDPELEGKWHAPRSGRDVAARLVRSADGNVSVADVESGGELVSAASAQIRISRRVGSVPRRIFFPDQSMFVTRDNDGVDRLLGASVGRGTKWLVEMERFRPRLAIAVALIAVLAFAVYRYAVPVLVEVAIAVTPDVVPGLMSSGALATLDEAVLSESELDAERQQEITNGFKALAAHAPRGSDGYTLYFRKGGAIGPNALALPDGTIIITDELIILAGDDDDSIYGVLGHEIGHVADEHSLRRLYRAAGITGLIILIGGDIGSGVEDVLIQGSALLSLSYSRDQERDADRYSIEIMHRAGRDPEAIARFFEVMRDRFGDTGKGAILTTHPATSERIEEARRYAREITATAKGGDG, via the coding sequence TTGGCTTCTGACCCGGAACTGGAAGGCAAGTGGCACGCTCCGCGGTCTGGACGCGACGTTGCTGCGCGGCTTGTGCGGAGCGCCGACGGAAACGTGAGCGTTGCCGATGTGGAGAGCGGCGGGGAACTCGTGTCGGCCGCCTCTGCTCAGATCAGGATATCGCGTCGGGTCGGATCCGTACCGAGACGCATCTTCTTCCCCGACCAGAGCATGTTCGTGACGCGCGACAATGACGGGGTCGACCGGCTTCTCGGTGCGTCAGTCGGCCGGGGCACGAAATGGCTTGTCGAGATGGAGCGCTTCCGGCCACGTCTGGCAATCGCAGTGGCACTGATCGCCGTGCTTGCGTTTGCCGTCTATCGCTATGCGGTGCCGGTCCTGGTCGAGGTGGCCATTGCCGTAACACCAGACGTCGTGCCCGGGCTGATGAGCAGTGGTGCACTCGCCACGCTCGATGAGGCGGTGCTCTCTGAAAGCGAGCTCGATGCAGAGCGGCAACAGGAAATAACGAACGGGTTCAAGGCCCTGGCGGCACATGCGCCGCGCGGGAGCGACGGCTACACGCTGTATTTCCGCAAGGGCGGCGCGATCGGACCCAACGCTCTGGCGCTTCCGGACGGCACGATCATCATCACCGACGAACTGATAATACTTGCCGGCGATGACGATGACTCGATCTACGGCGTGCTCGGGCACGAGATCGGCCATGTCGCGGACGAACACAGCCTGCGGCGGCTTTATCGCGCGGCCGGGATCACCGGTCTGATCATTCTGATCGGCGGCGACATCGGCAGCGGCGTCGAGGATGTTCTGATCCAGGGATCGGCGTTGCTCTCCCTTTCCTATTCGCGTGATCAGGAGCGTGATGCCGACCGCTACAGTATCGAGATCATGCACCGTGCTGGCCGCGATCCGGAGGCGATCGCGCGCTTCTTCGAGGTGATGCGCGACCGGTTCGGCGATACCGGCAAGGGCGCTATCTTGACCACCCACCCGGCCACCTCGGAGCGGATCGAGGAAGCTAGGCGCTATGCCCGGGAAATCACCGCTACGGCAAAGGGCGGCGACGGATAG
- the yacG gene encoding DNA gyrase inhibitor YacG, translating into MNLEQAGDGFLNPGKSSNVTPLKPRTKCPECGKLSTRADYPFCSPRCKDVDLNRWLSGRYVIPGEPADNVTSEDDG; encoded by the coding sequence ATGAACCTTGAGCAGGCTGGAGATGGATTTTTGAACCCGGGCAAGAGCTCCAATGTCACGCCGCTCAAGCCGCGCACGAAATGCCCCGAATGCGGCAAGCTGTCGACAAGAGCCGATTACCCGTTCTGCTCGCCGCGCTGCAAGGATGTCGACCTCAACCGCTGGCTTTCGGGCCGCTACGTGATCCCCGGCGAGCCGGCCGACAACGTCACCTCCGAAGACGACGGCTAA
- the guaB gene encoding IMP dehydrogenase codes for MAKIIESATGAEALTFDDVLLQPAHSEVLPGQTDVRTRIAGDIELNIPILSAAMDTVTESRLAIAMAQAGGIGVVHRNLTPEQQAEEVRQVKKFESGMVINPVTIGPDATLADAQALMRAHGISGIPVVENGGVGGQTVGRLAGILTNRDVRFASDPDQKVAELMTRDNLVTVKDGVDQQEAKRLLHQRRIEKLLVVDDQGRCIGLITVKDIEKSQLNPHASKDAQGRLRAAAATSVGDDGFERAERLIDAGVDLLVIDTAHGHSQRVLDAVARAKKLSNSVRIIAGNVATAEGTKALIDAGADAVKIGIGPGSICTTRVVAGVGVPQLSAIMAAAEEADKSGIGVIADGGIKYSGDLAKALAAGAAAAMVGSLLAGTDESPGEVYLHQGRSYKAYRGMGSVGAMARGSADRYFQAEVRDTLKLVPEGIEGQVPYKGPVSGVLHQLVGGLKAAMGYVGAANLDDLRRRATFVRISGAGLRESHPHDITITRESPNYTG; via the coding sequence ATGGCAAAAATCATCGAGAGCGCGACCGGCGCCGAAGCGCTGACCTTCGACGACGTGCTTTTGCAACCGGCACATTCCGAGGTGCTGCCGGGGCAGACCGATGTGCGCACGCGCATCGCAGGTGACATCGAACTCAACATCCCGATCCTGTCGGCGGCCATGGACACCGTGACCGAGTCGCGGCTCGCCATCGCAATGGCTCAGGCGGGCGGCATTGGGGTCGTTCACCGCAACCTGACGCCCGAGCAGCAGGCCGAAGAGGTCCGCCAGGTCAAGAAGTTCGAATCCGGCATGGTGATCAACCCGGTGACGATCGGACCCGACGCAACACTGGCCGATGCCCAGGCGCTGATGCGCGCCCATGGCATTTCGGGCATTCCCGTGGTCGAGAATGGCGGCGTGGGCGGACAAACCGTCGGGCGGCTTGCCGGCATTCTCACCAATCGCGACGTGCGCTTCGCATCGGACCCCGACCAGAAGGTCGCGGAACTGATGACACGCGACAACCTCGTCACCGTGAAGGACGGCGTCGACCAGCAGGAAGCCAAGCGACTGCTTCACCAGCGTCGAATCGAGAAGCTGCTCGTCGTCGATGATCAGGGGCGGTGCATCGGGCTGATCACCGTGAAGGACATCGAGAAATCGCAGCTCAATCCGCACGCGTCCAAGGATGCACAGGGCCGGTTGCGCGCCGCGGCCGCCACCAGCGTCGGCGACGACGGGTTCGAACGTGCCGAACGGCTGATCGACGCAGGCGTCGACCTCCTGGTGATCGACACCGCGCACGGTCATTCGCAGCGCGTGCTCGACGCCGTGGCGCGCGCGAAGAAACTGTCGAACTCGGTGCGCATCATCGCCGGCAACGTCGCCACCGCGGAAGGGACGAAGGCGCTGATCGACGCGGGCGCCGATGCGGTGAAGATCGGGATCGGTCCGGGTTCCATCTGCACCACGCGTGTGGTCGCAGGCGTCGGCGTGCCCCAGCTTTCCGCGATCATGGCGGCGGCCGAGGAAGCCGACAAATCCGGCATCGGCGTCATCGCCGATGGCGGCATCAAATATTCCGGCGACCTTGCCAAGGCGCTAGCCGCCGGCGCCGCCGCGGCCATGGTCGGCTCGCTTCTGGCAGGCACCGATGAGAGCCCCGGCGAGGTCTATCTGCATCAGGGCCGGTCCTACAAGGCATATCGCGGCATGGGGTCGGTCGGCGCGATGGCGCGCGGCTCGGCCGACCGCTATTTCCAGGCCGAGGTGCGCGACACGCTGAAACTGGTACCGGAGGGGATCGAGGGCCAGGTGCCCTACAAGGGGCCGGTCAGCGGGGTGCTGCATCAGCTTGTCGGCGGCCTGAAGGCGGCGATGGGTTATGTCGGTGCAGCGAACCTCGACGACCTGAGACGCCGCGCCACCTTCGTGCGCATCTCGGGAGCCGGCCTGCGGGAGAGCCACCCGCACGACATCACCATCACCCGCGAAAGCCCCAACTATACCGGATAG